The DNA region CAAAGAACCGGCTGTTGGCCTGGATGGTGCTCTCCGCCAGCTTCACCACCGAGGTGCGGCGCTCGAACTTCACGTCCGGCTCGTTGAAGCCTATGTGGCCGTCCACCCCAAGCCCAAGGATCTGGAGGTCTATGCCCCCCGCCCGGCGGATCTCCTCCTCGTAGCGGAGGCACTCCCCCTCCAGGTCCTCCGCATCCCCCCGGGGGATGTGGCACCTCTCGGGGCGCAGGTTCACGTGGTCGAACAGGTTCTCCCTCATGTAGCGGTGGTAGCTGCAGGGGTGGTTTGGCCCCAGCCCCACGTACTCGTCCAGGTTGAAGGTGGTGACCCGGGAGAAGTCCAGGTCCCCGTGCCGGTAGAACTCCACCAGGTTGCGGTACAGCCCCACCGGGGTGCTCCCGGTGGCGAGTCCCAGCACGCAGTTGGGCTGAAGGATCACCCGGCTGGACACCACTATGGCGGCCATCCGGCTCATCTGCTCGTAGTCCCTGGCTACAACTATCCTCATGAACTGAAGACCTCCCTGCCTTCCACGTAGGTTCTGACCGGTCGATCCCGGTCCCAAAGCACCATGTCCGCCCGCCGGAGGGGCTCTATGGCCCCCATGGAGCGGTCCTGCAGTAGCTCCGACGGGTTCCTTGAGGCCATCAGGATGCACCTCTCCAGCGGGAGCCCCGTGAAGTCCCGCAGGTTCCTCACCGCGTCCTCCAGGGTGATCACGCTGCCCGCGATGGCCCCGTTGTCCAGCCGGGCCACCCGTTGGGACACGGTGACCCTTTGTCCCCCCAGGGAGAAGACCCCCTCTCCCAGGTCCGCGGCCCTCATGGAGTCCGACACGGGCACCAGCCGGTCCTCCCCCAGGGCCTTCAAGGCCAGCCTCACCGCTGCGGGGTGGCAGTGGATCCCGTCCAGGATGATCTCGCAGTGGACCCGATGGTCCAGGGCGGCGCCAACCAGCCCGGGCTCCCGGTGCTGGAAGGGGGACATGGCGTTGAACAGGTGGGTGACCGACCGGACCCCGAGGCCGAAGGCCTCGGAGGCCTCCCGGTATGAGGCGTTGGAGTGTCCCGCCGAGGGGATCATCCCGAGCCTCAGCATGTGGTTGAGCCCCCGGTGGTCCGGGTCCCTC from Thermanaerovibrio acidaminovorans DSM 6589 includes:
- the nagB gene encoding glucosamine-6-phosphate deaminase is translated as MRIVVARDYEQMSRMAAIVVSSRVILQPNCVLGLATGSTPVGLYRNLVEFYRHGDLDFSRVTTFNLDEYVGLGPNHPCSYHRYMRENLFDHVNLRPERCHIPRGDAEDLEGECLRYEEEIRRAGGIDLQILGLGVDGHIGFNEPDVKFERRTSVVKLAESTIQANSRFFDGPDQVPRHAISMGIRTIMMARRIMLLASGPEKARAVRGAVMGEVTPSLPASVLQLHPNVTIIVDRDAASLIGDAIQRAEV
- the nagA gene encoding N-acetylglucosamine-6-phosphate deacetylase — encoded protein: MKALRGVRVLTSTGDTMEATVVFDRVIRQVIPGSPDVPGAETIPGDGLLLTPGMVDLHIHGIAGFDGCDGTPEALMAMSEALARHGITSFLPATMTLPREQIRLILANVGRAMESPQPGARILGAHLEGPFISPERPGAQDPKFIAAPDPDLLEEFRPVIKVVTFAPERDPDHRGLNHMLRLGMIPSAGHSNASYREASEAFGLGVRSVTHLFNAMSPFQHREPGLVGAALDHRVHCEIILDGIHCHPAAVRLALKALGEDRLVPVSDSMRAADLGEGVFSLGGQRVTVSQRVARLDNGAIAGSVITLEDAVRNLRDFTGLPLERCILMASRNPSELLQDRSMGAIEPLRRADMVLWDRDRPVRTYVEGREVFSS